The bacterium genome has a window encoding:
- a CDS encoding mandelate racemase/muconate lactonizing enzyme family protein: protein MQRRQLFRSLPLALGASALASSRKATAAIPKMKITRVRYYHVGPAVRKVFNQSSHVVTVETDQGITGIGEGGHKDSIEQIAGLIIGENPSRIEHLWQLMYRGYFYPPGREKIHAQGAIDLALWDIKGKALGVPVYELLGGLTRDHVECYATAFPSKGSLKETAQACIEFGYRAFRFHGADPDNPPIYPHRQMVDKTFEQCRQIRDGVGDKGDWAIDFHTRFDYADAVRLCSLIEPLRPLFVEDLVRSENPEIYRTLRPAVKVPIAVGEHYGDRWDTNVLIENDLLDYTRVTLPNSGGITEYMKLAALCETHYVGLVPHFTGPIAEAALVHCIAAASGPALMEMRGLGDPRAPHLPEVYDFRKGKLYPRDKPGLGVEFDPSRANLVLEVTERGGGLRLHRRPDGSITNW from the coding sequence ATGCAACGCCGCCAACTGTTTCGTTCCTTGCCCCTGGCCCTGGGCGCCTCGGCGCTCGCCTCCTCCCGCAAGGCCACCGCCGCGATTCCGAAGATGAAGATCACCCGCGTCCGCTACTATCACGTGGGCCCGGCGGTGCGGAAGGTGTTCAACCAGTCGAGCCACGTCGTAACGGTAGAGACAGACCAGGGCATCACCGGTATCGGCGAAGGCGGCCACAAGGACTCGATCGAACAGATCGCCGGGCTCATCATCGGCGAGAACCCGTCGCGCATCGAGCATCTCTGGCAGCTCATGTACCGCGGCTACTTCTACCCGCCGGGGCGCGAGAAGATCCACGCGCAAGGAGCCATCGACCTCGCACTGTGGGACATCAAAGGCAAGGCGCTCGGCGTGCCCGTCTATGAGTTGCTGGGCGGGCTCACACGCGACCACGTGGAGTGCTACGCCACCGCCTTTCCCAGCAAAGGGTCGCTCAAGGAAACGGCCCAAGCCTGCATTGAATTCGGCTACCGCGCGTTTCGATTCCACGGCGCGGACCCGGACAACCCGCCCATCTACCCGCACCGCCAGATGGTGGACAAAACCTTCGAGCAGTGCCGGCAGATTCGCGACGGCGTGGGCGACAAAGGCGACTGGGCCATCGACTTCCACACCCGATTCGACTACGCCGACGCCGTCCGGCTGTGCAGCTTGATCGAACCGCTGCGGCCGCTGTTTGTCGAGGACCTGGTGCGCTCCGAAAACCCCGAGATCTACCGCACCCTGCGCCCGGCGGTGAAAGTACCGATCGCCGTCGGCGAACACTACGGCGACCGCTGGGACACCAACGTCCTCATCGAAAACGACCTGCTCGACTACACCCGCGTGACGCTCCCGAACTCCGGCGGCATCACCGAATACATGAAACTCGCCGCGCTCTGTGAGACCCATTACGTCGGCCTCGTGCCACACTTCACCGGCCCCATCGCCGAAGCGGCCCTGGTCCACTGCATCGCCGCCGCCTCCGGCCCGGCCCTCATGGAAATGCGCGGCCTGGGCGACCCCCGCGCCCCGCACCTCCCCGAGGTCTACGACTTCCGCAAAGGCAAACTCTACCCGCGCGACAAACCCGGCCTCGGCGTGGAATTCGACCCCAGCCGCGCCAACCTGGTGCTGGAAGTCACCGAACGCGGCGGCGGGTTGCGCCTGCACCGCCGGCCGGACGGGTCGATCACGAACTGGTAG
- a CDS encoding alpha/beta hydrolase, which yields MLSRIAAVGILVTTLGWGQAAQEFPPDEIQVYKKDPKGDLELHIFKPYGWQPSDERAAIVFFFGGGWVGGTPSQFYPHARHFADNGMLAISAQYRTKRSHGTDPFACVEDGKSAVRWVRAHAGGLGVDPKRVVAGGGSAGGHVAASTATLLHLPNRGEDGAISSVPNVLLLFNPVIDTTVRGYGAEKLDARAVVASPAHYVRAGTPPAMIFHGTADTTVPFENVERFYRKMKQHGNRCELIPYEGKPHGFFNYSRDKEIYADTIQRADGFLRSLGFLD from the coding sequence ATGCTGAGTCGAATCGCTGCGGTGGGAATTCTGGTGACAACGCTTGGCTGGGGCCAGGCTGCCCAGGAGTTCCCTCCCGACGAAATCCAGGTCTACAAGAAGGACCCGAAGGGCGATCTGGAGCTGCACATCTTCAAGCCGTATGGCTGGCAGCCTTCGGACGAGCGTGCGGCCATCGTCTTCTTTTTTGGCGGAGGCTGGGTGGGTGGCACCCCGTCGCAGTTCTACCCGCACGCCCGGCACTTCGCGGACAACGGCATGCTGGCTATCAGCGCGCAGTACCGGACGAAACGAAGCCATGGGACCGATCCGTTTGCCTGCGTTGAAGACGGCAAGTCCGCCGTGCGTTGGGTGCGGGCGCACGCCGGAGGCCTGGGCGTCGATCCGAAACGTGTCGTCGCCGGCGGCGGCTCAGCGGGTGGACATGTGGCCGCCTCCACCGCGACCCTGCTGCATCTGCCCAACCGTGGCGAGGATGGCGCCATCAGCTCCGTCCCCAACGTGCTGCTTCTCTTCAATCCGGTGATCGACACCACTGTCCGCGGCTATGGGGCGGAAAAACTCGATGCCAGAGCGGTAGTCGCCTCACCTGCCCACTACGTGCGCGCCGGCACGCCGCCAGCGATGATATTCCACGGCACGGCAGACACGACGGTTCCTTTCGAGAATGTCGAGCGGTTCTACCGGAAGATGAAGCAACACGGCAACCGCTGTGAACTCATCCCTTACGAAGGCAAGCCGCACGGCTTTTTCAACTACTCCCGCGATAAGGAGATCTACGCGGATACGATCCAGCGAGCCGATGGGTTTCTGCGCAGCCTCGGCTTTCTGGACTAG